The following is a genomic window from Acidobacteriota bacterium.
CGGCGTCAACGCCATGCTTTCGTTGACATTCGGGCTTGCACTCGTCGCAACGTCTATCTCGGCCTCCGCTCAGACGCCGAACCCTTATCGAACGGACGAGGAGAGAGGACTGCTCAAGAACCTACCGGGCGCGTACGAGGGTTATACGATCGTCGCGCCACTGCGATCGACATCCACATACCTGATCGACATGGACGGGGAGATTGTCCATGAATGGCGAAGCTCGTACACGCCGACCTTTGGCATGTACCTCCTCGCCAACGGACACCTGTTGCGGGCAGCCCGTGATCCCAACAATCTCTCCTTCGATCTCGGGGGTTACGGGGGCATAGTCCAGGAGATCGGTTTGGATGGAACCATTGCCTGGGAATACCGGTACTCCAGCCGTCAGCAGATCCAACATCACGACATCGAGCTCCTCCCGAACGGAAACATCATCCTCCTCGCATGGGAAAGAAAGACTGCTCGAGAAGCTCTGATGGCTGGCCGGGATCAGGAGATGATCACCGGCCTGGGCCTCTGGTCAGAACATCTGGTCGAGATCCGGCCGACGCGGCCGGAAGGCGGCGAGATCGTCTGGGAATGGCACGTGTGGGACCATATGGTTCAGAACCGTGACCCGCGACTCAGCCGCTATGGCAAGGTCGAGGATCACCCGGAACTCGTGGACATAAACGGAGATGTCGGACATCGTCGCGAGTCGGCCGACGAAATAGCCCGGTTGAGAGCGCTTGGCTACATCGCCGATTCGAATCCGGATCAGGATCCACGAAGAAGATCCGACAAACAGAAAGCAGACTGGAATCATGCGAACTCGGTGTCCTTCAATCCCCAACTCGACCTTCTCGCCCTGAGTGTCCTCCGATTCGATGAGATCTGGCTCATCGATCACGGCACGACGACCTCGGAAGCGGCACGGCACACCGGAGGGAAGGCGGGTCGAGGTGGTGACCTCATCTTCCGATGGGGCAATCCCCAGGTCTACCGAGGAGCTCGATTCGCCGATCGCCAGAACCTGTTCGGCCAACACGATGTGAGCTGGATTCAGCCCGGCTTCCCAGGCGCAGGTAACCTGATGGTGTTCAACAACGGTCGCGGGCGAACGAACGGCAATTACTCGTCGGTTGACGAGATACGACTGCCTCGAAACCTCACCCAGTCTGCCGAATCGGAGGCAGCTTTGAATCCCGACGACTCGGGACGCGTCTGGTCATTCTCCGGATCCGCCGCCGATCGGTTCTACTCGGCCCACATCTCTGGTGCCCAGCGGCTGGCAAACGGGAACACCCTCGTGTGCGTCGGAGAATTCGGGCGAATCTTCGAAGTGACTTTCAAAGGCAAGGTCGTCTGGGACTATCGCAGTCCATTCATGGGCGACTATTCGGGAAAACCGAGCCCACCATGGGCGCGGTCAACAACCCCGGGCTCATCGGCAGAAGAAACCCGCTATGGACTGGCGCGTGCCATGCGGATTTCTCCGACCCACCCTGGAATCATCAGACTGTTGCGCGCCTCGAAAAAATGACCCTCTGTAACAGACTGTGTTCTCGAGGGTAGTCTCTTCGTGGGCGAAACACGATGATGACCTTCGAGCAGCTCTACACCACGCACTTCTCAGACGTCTACCGGTTTGCCGTCTGGCTCACCCGCGATACCACCGAGGCTGAAGACGTGACCTCGGAAACCTTCATCAGAGCCTGGGCGAAACGCGACCGCTTGCGCACCGAGACCCTCAAGGGCTACCTCTTTACCATCGCGCGGAACATCTCCATCAAACGCGGGCGCTCGGTCAGCAAGAGTGAACAGCTCCCCAACGAGGTAGTTGACCTCGCACCGGACCCGCACCGAACTGTCTCCGCCCGTATGGACCTCGACCTCGTAACACGCGCTGTGGCGGTGATGGCGACGCCGGATCGGCTCGCCCTTATCTTGAGAACGGAGCATGAGCTCCCGTATGAAGAAATTGCGAGAATTCTCGAAATATCGACGGGTGCCGCCCGGGTCAGGGTCCACCGCGCCCGCCGGAAGCTGCTCGCAGCAGCCATGAACCGAAATGGAGGTGAAGCATGACGGTTTCACGTGACGTGATATTGGATCTCCTGCCCCTGTATCTGTCCGGAGAGGCCAGTGCCGACTCGATGGCCCTGGTCAAGGAGCACCTCGACGATGACAGCGAACTCGCGAGCCTGGCCGAAAAGTGGGAACGTTCGCTACCAAATTCGCCGCCGGTACCTGTCAGCCCCGATGCCGAGGCCCTCGCCTACGGGGAGGCGAAACGACAGATGGTGAATCGCATGATCACTTTGGCGGCAGTCGTCGCTATCGGAACCCTCATCATGGGCGGTGCCGCTCTTGCGGGGGCCATGTTCCTGTTGGCACGATGAGGGCCTGCTCAGGCGCAGCGGCCCACGTACCGTTGAAGCACCGGTTCCCACCCGGTTTCGTACCCTTGGCGAGTCTGAAGCGCTCGCTCGCCGAGGGCTTCCCATCCCCGGTGCTCGAGCTCGACAATAGTGCCTCCCGGCACCTGACGAAATCTCAGCTCGACCTCCTGGGCTGTCGAGACCTCGCGGCCGGGATGCCAGGAGAAGGCTACCCTCTCCGGCGGGCACCATGCGGTCACCGTGCCCCACAGGTGAACCGATCCGTCGCCGTGGATCTCGTAGATCCTTCCCTCCTCGCGACCTTCGAAAAAGCAGGACTCGGCATCTGCCTCGCCGATGGAATGGGTCGCCAGCGGCCACCAGCTGTCGATCTCCTCGGTGAACAGGCGGAATGCCTCGCGTGGGTTGCAGCCGACCTCGACGGATTTCCGCACCGGCGGAATTGTGAGTTCATCGCTCATC
Proteins encoded in this region:
- a CDS encoding aryl-sulfate sulfotransferase; translation: MSSGKHTGTSAAGGSVGVNAMLSLTFGLALVATSISASAQTPNPYRTDEERGLLKNLPGAYEGYTIVAPLRSTSTYLIDMDGEIVHEWRSSYTPTFGMYLLANGHLLRAARDPNNLSFDLGGYGGIVQEIGLDGTIAWEYRYSSRQQIQHHDIELLPNGNIILLAWERKTAREALMAGRDQEMITGLGLWSEHLVEIRPTRPEGGEIVWEWHVWDHMVQNRDPRLSRYGKVEDHPELVDINGDVGHRRESADEIARLRALGYIADSNPDQDPRRRSDKQKADWNHANSVSFNPQLDLLALSVLRFDEIWLIDHGTTTSEAARHTGGKAGRGGDLIFRWGNPQVYRGARFADRQNLFGQHDVSWIQPGFPGAGNLMVFNNGRGRTNGNYSSVDEIRLPRNLTQSAESEAALNPDDSGRVWSFSGSAADRFYSAHISGAQRLANGNTLVCVGEFGRIFEVTFKGKVVWDYRSPFMGDYSGKPSPPWARSTTPGSSAEETRYGLARAMRISPTHPGIIRLLRASKK
- a CDS encoding RNA polymerase sigma factor: MMTFEQLYTTHFSDVYRFAVWLTRDTTEAEDVTSETFIRAWAKRDRLRTETLKGYLFTIARNISIKRGRSVSKSEQLPNEVVDLAPDPHRTVSARMDLDLVTRAVAVMATPDRLALILRTEHELPYEEIARILEISTGAARVRVHRARRKLLAAAMNRNGGEA
- a CDS encoding SRPBCC family protein; the protein is MSDELTIPPVRKSVEVGCNPREAFRLFTEEIDSWWPLATHSIGEADAESCFFEGREEGRIYEIHGDGSVHLWGTVTAWCPPERVAFSWHPGREVSTAQEVELRFRQVPGGTIVELEHRGWEALGERALQTRQGYETGWEPVLQRYVGRCA
- a CDS encoding zf-HC2 domain-containing protein encodes the protein MTVSRDVILDLLPLYLSGEASADSMALVKEHLDDDSELASLAEKWERSLPNSPPVPVSPDAEALAYGEAKRQMVNRMITLAAVVAIGTLIMGGAALAGAMFLLAR